The DNA segment AAATGGAAACGCTATCGTCTTGTACCACGTCAGGCATTCAATACTAATGTTTATTGGCCGCAACGTCTACAGATGCTAGATTTCCCCAATACGGCATATGACAACGACCCAAAACTTAAGTTCTCTATAGAGTTTGTCACGCCACGCACAGTCAGAATAAAGATGCTGACAACACCAGTTGAACCGAAAGATGATGATGCTAATGACTTGATGCTCTGTAAGGTGCCTACAGTAGACCACACATGGAAAATGTCACAGACAGAAAAGACTATAATATACAGCAGTCAGTACGGTACAATTGAAATAAATAAATACCCATGGCGAATTGTCTTAAAAGATAGTACTGGGAAAGTATTGACCCAGACTAGAACTTATGCAGATGACGACTCTTCACAGATTAAACTTCTTCCTTTCAATTTTATAAAGAGAGGCTCTGATAATTCCAGAAGCATTAATCCAGTTTTCACATTGTCACCTGAGGAAAAGATTTTTGGTTGTGGCGAATCATTTACATCCTTAAATAAAGTAGGTCAGAAAGTTCAACTGTTTGTTACTGATCCTCAAGGTCCTGAATCTGATGGACAATACAAACCAGTACCATTCTTCTTCAGTAATAGAGGGTATGGTATATTCATGCATACATCTGCACCTGTAACGTGTGATTTTGGTTCCAGTTATATAGGGGCCGATCGACTGTTTATGGGTGATGAGAAAATGGATCTTTTTATTTTCTTTGGCAAACCTAAAGATATTCTTAACGAGTATACTGATATAACAGGTAAAAGTCCAATGTTACCATTATGGACATTTGGTACATGGATGAGCAGGATCACATATTTCTCACAAAAAGAGGGATTAGATGTAGCAGAAAACCTGCGGTCTCACCGAATTCCGGCAGACGTAATCCATTTTGATACAGGATGGTTTGGTACAGATTGGCAATGCGACTATCAGTTTGCAAAAGACCGGTTCCCAAATCCTGTATTGATGTTGAAGCAGATGAAAGAAATGGGATTCCATGTTGATCTCTGGCAACTACCATATTTTACTCCCAAAAATAAATTCTTTAAAGAATTAGTAGATAATAATATGGAAGTTAAAAATGCCGCAGGAGGGATGCCTTACGAAGATGCTGTGCTTGATCTGTCAAACCCTTCTACTGTAAAATGGTATCAGGATAAGATCGCCGGTCTTATCAAACAAGGGGTGAGTGCTATAAAATGTGATTTCGGAGAAGCAGCTCCATTAAATGGGATATACTATAGTGGTAAAGGTGGACTATACGAGCATAACCTTTATCCTTTAAGATATAACAAAGCACTATGGGAAGCTGTTAAGCAGTATTCAGGTGATGGCGTAATATGGGCAAGAAGTGCATGGGCCGGTTCTCAACGTTATCCCATTCATTGGGGAGGTGATGCAGCTACTACAAATACAGGGCTTATTGGTGACTTGCATGGAGGATTAAGTATTGGCCTTAGCGGATTCTCATTTTGGAGTCATGATATGGGCGGCTTTGTTACCGCATCCCCAGAAGATATATACCGTAGATGGTTGCCTTTTGGATTTTTGTCATCCCATACACGTGCCCATGGTGCACCTCCTAAAGAACCCTGGTTGATAAGCGATAGTTTTACAGATGCTTTCCGTGATTGTGCAGAGATGAAATATAAACTTATGCCTTATGTTTATGCTCAGGCAAAGGACTGTACTGAGAAAGGCCTCCCTATGGTTCGCGCTTTGTTTGTTGAGTTTCCAGATGATCCGGGCGCATGGCTTGTCGAAGATGAATATCTGTTCGGTAGTCAAATATTAGTAGCTCCTCTTTTAGAGAGTGGTGATTCAAGAATTTGCTATCTACCAAAGGGTAAGTGGATAGACTATCAGAATGGAACCGTATATGATGGCGGATATCAAACTATAAAAGTAGGGAAAATACCAGCAGTGATACTTGTAAGGGATGGAAGTCTTATTCCACATGTTCCTTTAGCTCAAAGCACTGACCAGATAGATTGGACTAAAGTAGAAATGAAAGAATATAAAGCATCAGCTACCAAGTGTACAGGGCTGATCTATAAACCAGGTGATAAATATGTAAAGACAGTTATAAGATAAATATTAAGCAAAACTGCTTTTTTAACATTGTGCCATTGTGCTAAATATCGGTTTCTTGTGCCGATTTCGCGCAAAATCCAAATAAAAGCTTCAATGCAAACGTTTGCATTAAAGTTTTGAGATTTTTTTTGCCTAAATATTTGTTGGTTATTTTTATTATCCATATATTTGCCACATACAAAACGAGATAAATATAATTTTTAAAAT comes from the Xylanibacter oryzae DSM 17970 genome and includes:
- a CDS encoding glycoside hydrolase family 31 protein; the encoded protein is MRKNILLSSLLLFYCCLTNAQIQTNNGVQYLLSQPKDMSTDFCDLSNTYFFADSLSQFNPTTANGTVKWKRYRLVPRQAFNTNVYWPQRLQMLDFPNTAYDNDPKLKFSIEFVTPRTVRIKMLTTPVEPKDDDANDLMLCKVPTVDHTWKMSQTEKTIIYSSQYGTIEINKYPWRIVLKDSTGKVLTQTRTYADDDSSQIKLLPFNFIKRGSDNSRSINPVFTLSPEEKIFGCGESFTSLNKVGQKVQLFVTDPQGPESDGQYKPVPFFFSNRGYGIFMHTSAPVTCDFGSSYIGADRLFMGDEKMDLFIFFGKPKDILNEYTDITGKSPMLPLWTFGTWMSRITYFSQKEGLDVAENLRSHRIPADVIHFDTGWFGTDWQCDYQFAKDRFPNPVLMLKQMKEMGFHVDLWQLPYFTPKNKFFKELVDNNMEVKNAAGGMPYEDAVLDLSNPSTVKWYQDKIAGLIKQGVSAIKCDFGEAAPLNGIYYSGKGGLYEHNLYPLRYNKALWEAVKQYSGDGVIWARSAWAGSQRYPIHWGGDAATTNTGLIGDLHGGLSIGLSGFSFWSHDMGGFVTASPEDIYRRWLPFGFLSSHTRAHGAPPKEPWLISDSFTDAFRDCAEMKYKLMPYVYAQAKDCTEKGLPMVRALFVEFPDDPGAWLVEDEYLFGSQILVAPLLESGDSRICYLPKGKWIDYQNGTVYDGGYQTIKVGKIPAVILVRDGSLIPHVPLAQSTDQIDWTKVEMKEYKASATKCTGLIYKPGDKYVKTVIR